One genomic region from Pirellulales bacterium encodes:
- a CDS encoding PVC-type heme-binding CxxCH protein produces the protein MTSLLQTCVLLTVLGADPGSKETASPPNETASNAHVVALPRHNFTLPPGFDVTLAAAPDLIERPIHADFDEQGRLYVCESSGTNDKVEKQLAEAPHWILRLEDTDGDGVFDRRTKFAEKLMFPEGMMWLDGAVYVAAPPSIWKFTDTNDDGVADKREEWFAGKTLTGCANDLHGPYEGIDGWIYWAKGAFAQQTYDRPGKQPFRTRAAHLFRSRPDNSGIEPVMTGGMDNPVEVAFTPGGERIFTTTFFQHPGGGKRDGLVHAIYGGVYGKVHNVIDGHPRTGELLQPMTHFGAAAPAGLMRYESNSFGDDYRDNLFAAQFNMHKVSRHAMSPEGATFVTHDEDFLASDNLDFHPTDVLEDADGSLVVIDTGGWYKLCCPSSQLWKPEVAGGIYRVRRTAAPAIADPRGKQLAWADATPEALGARLADNRPAVRKRALHELARRSSASVPALAKLLKESPDEQARARAVWTLARIDAAEAKATIRAALDDRDETVRQAAIHTVSVARDRAAVPALLKIIKQGTAQNRRAAAEALGRLDDPTAAPVLLAVAGEKLDRTLEHSVTYALIELAAPKETAVGLASTNSRTRRSALLAMDQMSGGGLQPEVVAALVTSTDASVKAVATSILERHTNWAAALTPWLSRQLIAGALTDDNAELFSNLLAWYAADDQIQQLVAARLADNSTSAAERSRLLAAMAQAGRKNLPGAWVTPLVAVLNSGDDALLPAAVAVARAMPAAADQAAELRAALIAAAADEKLNVGVRLDALAAVPGGLADVQPTVFDFVRKNLATDAQVSVRLAAADVLSKAQLDDAQLLALADSVRSAGPLEIERLVAPFAKSKSDKVGHSVIAALASSQALSNVRPETLQEVFKDYQPAVQDETKTLFDLLAASAAERKAKIEELLTLSSQGDIKRGQLVFNSQKAACASCHAIGYLGGSVGPDLTQIGRIRSERDLLEAIVFPSASFVRSYEPMTVTTHGGQVHNGIVRKDAPDEVILVLNAKDTVRVGREEIDEMIPGTISVMPTGLDKQLSAAELIDLMTFLKACK, from the coding sequence ATGACATCGCTTTTACAGACGTGCGTGCTGTTGACCGTGCTGGGCGCGGATCCAGGCTCGAAGGAAACTGCCTCGCCGCCGAACGAAACCGCATCCAACGCACACGTCGTGGCACTTCCCCGGCATAACTTCACGCTTCCGCCCGGCTTCGACGTCACGCTGGCCGCCGCTCCCGATTTAATCGAGCGGCCCATTCATGCCGACTTCGACGAACAAGGTCGGCTGTACGTTTGCGAATCGTCCGGCACGAACGACAAAGTCGAAAAGCAACTCGCCGAAGCGCCGCATTGGATTCTGCGCCTCGAGGATACCGACGGCGACGGCGTTTTCGATCGCCGCACGAAGTTCGCCGAGAAGCTGATGTTCCCCGAGGGCATGATGTGGCTCGACGGCGCGGTCTACGTCGCCGCGCCCCCCTCGATCTGGAAGTTCACCGATACCAACGACGACGGTGTCGCGGACAAGCGCGAGGAATGGTTCGCCGGCAAGACCCTGACCGGCTGCGCCAACGATTTGCACGGACCCTACGAAGGGATCGACGGCTGGATCTACTGGGCCAAGGGAGCCTTCGCCCAGCAGACGTACGATCGCCCCGGCAAGCAGCCGTTCCGCACCCGGGCTGCCCATCTGTTTCGCTCGCGCCCTGACAATTCCGGCATCGAGCCGGTGATGACCGGCGGCATGGATAACCCCGTCGAGGTCGCGTTCACGCCCGGCGGCGAGCGCATTTTCACCACCACGTTCTTTCAACATCCCGGCGGCGGAAAACGTGATGGGCTGGTTCACGCCATCTACGGCGGCGTGTACGGCAAAGTCCACAACGTGATCGACGGCCATCCGCGCACGGGCGAGCTGCTGCAGCCGATGACACATTTCGGCGCCGCAGCCCCGGCCGGCCTGATGCGCTACGAATCGAACAGCTTCGGCGACGATTATCGCGACAATCTGTTCGCCGCGCAGTTCAACATGCACAAGGTTTCGCGTCATGCCATGTCGCCGGAGGGAGCGACCTTCGTCACGCACGACGAAGATTTTCTCGCCTCGGACAATCTCGACTTTCATCCCACTGACGTTCTCGAAGATGCCGACGGCAGCCTGGTCGTGATCGATACGGGCGGCTGGTACAAGCTCTGCTGCCCCAGCTCGCAACTTTGGAAGCCCGAGGTCGCCGGCGGCATCTATCGGGTGCGACGCACCGCCGCGCCGGCGATTGCGGATCCGCGCGGCAAGCAGCTTGCCTGGGCCGACGCGACACCCGAGGCACTCGGAGCGCGGCTCGCAGACAATCGACCGGCGGTGCGCAAGCGCGCTCTGCACGAGCTTGCCCGTCGCAGCTCGGCCTCGGTTCCCGCCTTGGCAAAGCTGCTCAAAGAGTCTCCCGACGAACAAGCGCGCGCCCGTGCCGTATGGACGCTGGCCCGTATTGATGCCGCCGAGGCCAAGGCCACGATTCGCGCGGCGCTCGACGACCGCGACGAAACGGTGCGTCAGGCTGCCATCCATACGGTGAGCGTGGCGCGCGACCGCGCTGCGGTACCGGCATTGCTCAAAATCATCAAGCAAGGGACCGCACAAAATCGCCGTGCCGCCGCCGAGGCCCTCGGCCGGCTCGACGATCCCACGGCGGCGCCGGTCCTGCTGGCCGTTGCCGGCGAAAAACTCGATCGAACGCTGGAACATTCCGTGACGTACGCTCTGATCGAACTCGCGGCGCCGAAAGAAACCGCTGTTGGCCTGGCGAGCACCAACTCGCGCACGCGACGCTCAGCGCTGTTGGCAATGGATCAGATGTCAGGGGGCGGCTTACAACCCGAGGTCGTGGCCGCGCTCGTCACGTCCACGGATGCGTCGGTCAAGGCAGTCGCGACGTCGATCCTCGAGCGGCACACGAACTGGGCGGCCGCCCTCACTCCTTGGCTTTCGCGGCAATTAATCGCAGGCGCACTCACCGATGACAACGCCGAGCTATTTTCGAATCTGCTCGCCTGGTACGCCGCGGACGATCAGATTCAACAACTCGTCGCCGCACGCCTAGCGGACAATAGCACCTCGGCCGCGGAACGTAGTCGACTGCTGGCGGCAATGGCTCAGGCCGGCCGCAAGAATCTGCCTGGCGCTTGGGTTACGCCGCTGGTTGCCGTGCTCAATTCTGGCGACGATGCCCTGCTCCCTGCCGCCGTGGCCGTGGCCCGCGCGATGCCGGCGGCTGCCGATCAAGCGGCCGAGCTCCGCGCCGCACTGATCGCGGCTGCCGCCGATGAAAAATTGAACGTTGGCGTCCGGCTCGATGCTCTGGCCGCGGTGCCCGGCGGGTTGGCGGACGTGCAGCCGACCGTGTTCGACTTCGTTCGCAAGAACCTGGCGACCGACGCGCAGGTTTCGGTGCGTTTGGCCGCGGCCGATGTTCTCTCAAAAGCGCAACTCGACGACGCGCAGCTACTGGCGCTTGCCGATTCGGTCCGTTCGGCCGGGCCGCTCGAAATCGAACGCCTCGTCGCCCCCTTCGCCAAAAGCAAAAGCGACAAAGTCGGTCACAGCGTGATCGCGGCGCTGGCCAGTTCCCAGGCGCTATCCAATGTGCGCCCCGAAACACTCCAAGAAGTGTTCAAGGACTATCAGCCGGCCGTGCAGGACGAAACCAAGACGCTATTCGATCTGCTTGCCGCCAGTGCCGCCGAGCGAAAGGCCAAGATCGAAGAGCTGCTTACGCTCTCGTCGCAAGGAGATATCAAGCGCGGACAGTTGGTATTCAACAGCCAGAAGGCGGCCTGCGCCAGTTGCCATGCGATCGGCTATCTCGGCGGAAGCGTCGGGCCGGACCTGACCCAGATCGGCAGGATTCGCAGCGAGCGCGACCTGCTCGAAGCGATCGTTTTCCCCAGCGCCAGCTTCGTGCGCAGCTACGAGCCGATGACGGTCACGACCCACGGCGGCCAGGTCCACAACGGCATCGTACGCAAGGACGCGCCAGATGAAGTGATTTTGGTCCTAAACGCGAAAGACACCGTCCGCGTCGGCCGCGAAGAAATCGACGAAATGATCCCCGGCACGATCTCGGTCATGCCGACGGGTTTGGACAAGCAGCTTTCAGCCGCAGAACTGATCGATCTAATGACGTTCTTAAAGGCGTGCAAGTAG
- a CDS encoding nitronate monooxygenase, translating into MPTRRTILARSQAFCERFGLQLPILLAPMSGVSPPALSIAVAQAGGLGSCGALMLEPPAILQWAANVRAGTTGPFQFNLWIPDPPPHRDAAHEARLREFLAKWGPTVPPEAGTTTLPDFAAQCDALLETAPRAISSVMGLFPAPFVAQLKERGIAWIANVSTLAEARAAEEAGADVVAVQGMEAGGHRGSFDAAAAERTMVGLFALLPAVVDAVRVPVVATGGIADARGVAAALVLGASAAQIGTGFLRCPEAGIDPAWADAISKTPPEGTQITRAFSGRAGRGIATEYVRAAAADDAPRPAPYPVQRGLTAAMRTAAQQTHNVQRMQAWAGQSAALARAIPAGELVKELWQGTLDLLGPTI; encoded by the coding sequence ATGCCCACTCGTCGCACTATCCTTGCCCGCAGTCAGGCGTTTTGCGAACGCTTCGGACTGCAGTTGCCGATTCTGCTGGCGCCGATGTCCGGCGTCTCGCCCCCCGCGTTGTCGATCGCCGTGGCACAGGCCGGCGGACTTGGTTCGTGTGGAGCGCTGATGCTCGAGCCGCCGGCAATTCTGCAATGGGCGGCCAATGTGCGTGCCGGCACCACCGGCCCTTTTCAATTCAACTTGTGGATTCCCGATCCCCCGCCGCATCGCGACGCAGCGCACGAGGCGCGCCTGCGCGAATTCCTGGCGAAATGGGGCCCGACCGTGCCCCCCGAGGCCGGTACGACGACGCTGCCCGACTTTGCCGCGCAATGCGATGCCTTGCTGGAAACGGCGCCACGCGCCATATCGTCAGTGATGGGCCTGTTCCCCGCACCATTCGTCGCGCAGCTGAAAGAGCGCGGTATCGCCTGGATTGCCAACGTCTCGACCTTGGCCGAAGCGCGTGCCGCCGAAGAGGCCGGCGCCGACGTCGTGGCGGTACAAGGCATGGAAGCCGGCGGGCATCGCGGCTCGTTCGATGCGGCCGCCGCCGAGCGGACGATGGTCGGCCTGTTCGCCCTGTTGCCCGCCGTGGTCGATGCGGTGCGCGTGCCCGTGGTTGCCACAGGAGGAATCGCCGACGCGCGCGGCGTGGCCGCGGCCCTGGTGCTGGGGGCATCGGCCGCACAGATCGGCACCGGTTTTCTGCGCTGCCCCGAGGCCGGCATCGACCCGGCCTGGGCCGATGCGATTTCCAAAACGCCGCCGGAAGGGACGCAGATCACACGCGCCTTCAGCGGCCGCGCCGGTCGTGGCATCGCGACCGAGTATGTTCGCGCCGCGGCCGCCGACGATGCTCCCCGCCCCGCCCCCTACCCCGTCCAGCGCGGATTGACGGCCGCCATGCGCACAGCCGCGCAGCAAACTCACAATGTCCAGCGGATGCAAGCCTGGGCCGGCCAGAGCGCGGCGCTGGCACGCGCCATTCCGGCCGGCGAACTGGTGAAGGAACTATGGCAAGGCACGCTCGACCTGCTCGGCCCGACGATATAA
- a CDS encoding exo-alpha-sialidase, giving the protein MRCVLYTLLMTLAATGIPARAVALEIGAAAGPVKLSTLAGDTIEMNNYAERPATAVLFLSSRCPATERAIGEVNKLYSKFRYRHVLVVGVSSNAAESSDELRNFAQRRGSIFPIYRDPDGAVARHLGATTTPELFLLDGTGKLVFHGGVADEKGREAYEAAVMSVLRKQAVAAPSAPVRGTPIAEAGQKQELNDPYGTIAFSSELVFEKIPFAPAHHCSTICEAGNGELLCLWYGGTYESAHDQALFLARKKPGEKNWSTPQVLIPGGPTPPGNGVIFRDAEKRVWIVWCRMDGTHPMGRGSGWDRCRLFYRTSADDGVTWSDDQPMFAETMWCVPRNPPITLGNGTLLLPVEGLQGEVEGSYFLTHKPGAMSWERAGFTDGGSQPAVIERRDGSLLAMLRHARFLTRIESRDAGQTWSKAEATPLQNPDAGITMTKLANGHLLLVYNDSQTKRTPLSIVRSLDEGKSWEKPLSLECNPGEYSYPCIIQAADGKIHVTYTFRRYAIKHVEFNEDWLTQFERPD; this is encoded by the coding sequence ATGAGATGCGTGCTGTACACGTTGTTAATGACGCTTGCCGCGACGGGCATTCCCGCGCGTGCGGTCGCGCTCGAGATCGGCGCGGCGGCCGGTCCGGTGAAACTGTCGACGCTGGCCGGCGACACGATCGAAATGAATAACTACGCCGAACGCCCGGCCACGGCCGTGCTGTTTCTCTCGAGCCGCTGCCCGGCTACTGAACGGGCGATCGGCGAGGTCAACAAACTGTACAGCAAATTTCGCTACCGGCACGTGCTGGTCGTAGGCGTGTCATCGAACGCGGCGGAATCGAGCGACGAGTTGCGCAATTTTGCGCAGCGGCGCGGATCAATCTTTCCGATCTACCGCGACCCAGACGGCGCGGTGGCGCGTCATTTAGGTGCCACGACAACGCCTGAGCTATTTCTGCTCGACGGAACTGGCAAGCTGGTGTTTCACGGCGGAGTCGCTGACGAAAAAGGACGCGAGGCATACGAAGCGGCCGTGATGAGCGTGCTGCGCAAGCAAGCGGTCGCTGCGCCGTCGGCTCCCGTAAGGGGAACACCGATCGCCGAGGCTGGGCAGAAACAGGAGCTCAACGATCCTTACGGCACGATCGCGTTTTCGTCCGAGTTGGTATTCGAAAAGATTCCGTTCGCGCCGGCCCATCACTGCTCGACCATCTGCGAAGCGGGCAATGGCGAGCTGCTTTGTTTATGGTACGGCGGGACGTATGAATCGGCGCATGACCAGGCATTGTTCCTGGCGCGCAAGAAGCCTGGCGAGAAGAATTGGAGCACGCCGCAGGTTCTGATCCCTGGTGGTCCGACGCCGCCGGGCAATGGCGTGATCTTTCGCGACGCCGAAAAGCGCGTGTGGATCGTCTGGTGCCGCATGGACGGTACACATCCGATGGGACGCGGCAGCGGTTGGGATCGATGCCGGCTGTTCTATCGCACGTCAGCCGATGACGGCGTGACGTGGAGCGACGATCAGCCGATGTTTGCGGAAACGATGTGGTGCGTGCCGCGCAATCCGCCGATCACGCTCGGGAATGGCACGCTCCTGTTGCCGGTCGAAGGATTGCAGGGCGAAGTCGAAGGTTCGTATTTCCTGACGCACAAACCGGGAGCCATGTCGTGGGAACGGGCCGGCTTTACCGATGGCGGTAGCCAGCCGGCCGTGATTGAGCGCCGCGACGGCAGCTTGCTCGCGATGCTGCGGCACGCCCGGTTTTTAACACGCATCGAGTCGCGCGACGCAGGCCAAACCTGGAGCAAAGCCGAAGCCACGCCGCTGCAAAACCCGGACGCCGGCATCACGATGACCAAGCTTGCGAACGGTCACTTGCTGCTGGTGTACAACGATTCGCAGACCAAGCGGACGCCGCTATCGATCGTGCGCTCGCTCGACGAAGGAAAATCGTGGGAGAAGCCGCTCAGCCTGGAATGCAACCCGGGCGAGTATTCCTACCCATGCATCATTCAAGCGGCCGACGGAAAGATACACGTCACGTATACGTTCCGGCGTTACGCGATCAAGCACGTGGAGTTCAACGAAGACTGGCTGACGCAATTCGAGCGGCCGGATTGA
- a CDS encoding tetratricopeptide repeat protein — translation MSYRQPRNLSLRRRFVDRPAWFSGPLGDNLRRMSSAASSTPKDTLSGLRVAFAGKLAGLSKREAQQLLRAHGATPVDDLAGADLVVLGEGAPSPAIGELLGGEARQALEDGKLVALNETQLWQRLGLIEQDQNVSRRYTPAILAELVGVPVATVRRWHQRGLLVAGRQFGQLAYFDFAQVATARQLAALAAAGVSQRQIEKQFTALARWFPDSQDAPAQAPLVVEGKRLLVRSGDGLVEAHGQQRLDFDSRDSADGEPATTPVVPLGAPVEVPLAGPGEMVEIAHTLEEGGQLDLAAEMYRAALAAGGPHPETCFALADVLYRLGEVGAARERYYMAIELDENYVEARANLGCVLAETGQFDLAVSAFEGALAHHQDFPDAHYHLGRVLDDLGRTDQAAEHWQRFLELAPDSPWAATARERLSL, via the coding sequence ATGAGTTACCGGCAGCCGCGAAATCTTTCACTACGGCGAAGGTTTGTCGATCGCCCCGCTTGGTTTTCTGGCCCGCTCGGCGATAATCTACGTCGCATGTCGAGCGCCGCTTCCAGCACACCGAAGGATACGCTCTCCGGGTTGCGCGTGGCTTTTGCCGGCAAATTGGCCGGATTGAGCAAACGCGAAGCCCAGCAACTGCTGCGCGCGCATGGCGCGACGCCTGTCGACGATCTGGCCGGGGCCGACCTGGTGGTGCTCGGCGAAGGCGCACCAAGCCCGGCGATTGGCGAATTGCTGGGGGGCGAAGCGCGGCAAGCGCTCGAAGATGGCAAGCTTGTGGCCCTTAACGAAACGCAACTCTGGCAGCGACTCGGTCTGATCGAGCAGGATCAAAACGTCAGCCGTCGATACACGCCGGCCATTCTGGCGGAACTCGTCGGCGTGCCGGTCGCCACCGTGCGTCGCTGGCATCAGCGCGGCTTGCTCGTGGCAGGACGCCAGTTCGGGCAACTGGCGTATTTCGATTTCGCGCAGGTCGCCACAGCGAGGCAGCTTGCGGCGCTCGCCGCGGCCGGCGTTTCGCAACGGCAGATCGAAAAGCAATTCACGGCCCTAGCCCGCTGGTTCCCCGACTCGCAGGATGCGCCGGCCCAGGCGCCGCTGGTGGTCGAAGGAAAACGCTTGTTGGTGCGATCCGGCGACGGTCTGGTCGAGGCACACGGCCAGCAGCGGCTCGATTTCGATAGCCGCGATTCGGCCGACGGTGAACCTGCCACAACCCCCGTTGTGCCGCTGGGCGCCCCGGTCGAAGTCCCCCTGGCCGGCCCAGGCGAGATGGTGGAAATCGCGCACACCTTGGAAGAAGGGGGACAGCTCGACCTGGCCGCCGAGATGTATCGTGCGGCATTGGCAGCCGGCGGTCCTCATCCCGAAACCTGCTTTGCCCTGGCCGACGTGTTGTATCGCTTGGGAGAAGTTGGCGCCGCCCGCGAGCGCTATTACATGGCCATCGAGTTAGACGAGAATTACGTCGAAGCGCGAGCCAACCTGGGCTGCGTGCTGGCCGAAACTGGGCAATTCGATCTTGCAGTTTCGGCCTTTGAGGGTGCCTTGGCCCACCATCAGGATTTTCCCGACGCGCACTATCACCTCGGTCGCGTACTCGATGATCTGGGTCGCACGGATCAAGCTGCCGAGCACTGGCAGCGGTTTCTCGAACTGGCCCCGGATAGCCCTTGGGCCGCCACGGCGCGCGAACGCCTTTCTCTTTAG
- a CDS encoding CoA-binding protein: MSKPTIAVLGASPDRTKFGNKAVRAYLQQGYDVYPVNPKGGEIEGLSVSHTLAEVPGGKLNRISVYLPPPVVLKLLDEIAARGCDELWLNPGTESSEVVTRAEQLGLNVVMACSIVDIGVSPGTLAE; this comes from the coding sequence GCCAGTCCCGATCGAACGAAATTCGGCAACAAGGCCGTGCGGGCGTATCTGCAACAGGGGTATGACGTTTACCCGGTGAATCCCAAGGGGGGCGAGATCGAAGGGCTCTCGGTTTCGCACACCTTGGCCGAGGTGCCGGGCGGAAAACTCAACCGCATCAGCGTTTATCTGCCGCCGCCGGTTGTGCTGAAGCTGCTGGACGAAATTGCAGCCCGCGGCTGCGACGAATTGTGGCTCAACCCCGGCACGGAAAGTTCCGAGGTCGTCACGCGTGCCGAACAACTGGGGCTGAACGTCGTGATGGCGTGCTCAATCGTCGATATCGGCGTCAGCCCGGGTACACTGGCTGAATAG